The following are encoded together in the Holophagales bacterium genome:
- a CDS encoding MBL fold metallo-hydrolase, with protein MGLVLVETFPVAPLGCNCAIVADAATRSAIVLDPGGEPDRVLEALSRHGLTAVALVHTHAHLDHCLSSARLSAETGAPILMHADDLSLYGDLARWGRMFGVAVEAPGTVSRTLAHGDHVACGNGSLEVLHTPGHTPGSVCFRLEGETPALFSGDTLFRRSVGRTDFPGGSWDDLVTSIETHLLTLPGDLLVLPGHGEETTIAEESRLNPFVGDRSRPLA; from the coding sequence ATGGGACTCGTCCTCGTGGAGACCTTCCCCGTGGCGCCTCTCGGCTGCAACTGCGCCATCGTGGCCGATGCCGCCACGCGGTCCGCGATCGTCCTCGACCCCGGCGGCGAGCCGGACCGGGTGCTGGAAGCCCTGTCGCGACACGGCCTCACCGCCGTCGCCCTCGTCCACACCCACGCCCACCTCGACCACTGCCTCTCGTCGGCGCGACTGTCGGCGGAGACGGGGGCGCCGATCCTGATGCACGCGGACGACCTCTCCCTGTACGGCGACCTCGCGCGCTGGGGGAGGATGTTCGGCGTCGCCGTCGAGGCCCCGGGAACGGTCTCCCGGACTCTCGCTCATGGGGACCACGTCGCGTGCGGGAACGGCTCGCTCGAGGTCCTCCATACGCCTGGCCACACGCCAGGGAGCGTCTGTTTCCGGCTGGAGGGCGAGACGCCCGCTCTCTTCTCGGGAGACACGCTCTTCCGGCGATCCGTAGGCCGGACCGACTTCCCGGGAGGGTCCTGGGACGACCTGGTCACGTCGATCGAGACGCACCTCCTGACGCTTCCCGGCGACCTCCTCGTCCTTCCCGGGCACGGGGAAGAGACGACGATCGCCGAGGAATCCCGGCTGAACCCGTTCGTCGGCGACCGGTCGCGACCCCTCGCCTGA